The Lasioglossum baleicum chromosome 3, iyLasBale1, whole genome shotgun sequence region atTATGAATTCTAAAGCAGACAAGAGCAGAAGTGAAAATGATGAACGACCATAAATTGACAACCATTTCGAGCCTGCTTCAAAGTGGTTCCCAGCCACCGTACTTAATGAGATTCCAAGCAAAACCTATAATCTACCTGGGGACCGCGCATGATTGACTTAATAAACAGCAGCGAACCAGCATGGTAACTTTCATCGGCGTGGGAGCGCGTTAAACTTGTCCTTGCTTTGTTCCTAGCTGGAAACAGCTAATGATCGTAACGGGAGATCATTCACCGAGTGCCGAGCTCATTGTTACCCGTCGAGAATGTCAAGATCGCGATCATGGTCGCGGCCAACAAAGGTTTGCCCTGTTCTCTTGCCTCTTCTCCTATCGATCTTGCAATCTCTGAAACCTTTCTCTGCAATAATCTCACAATCAGCAATAAAAGTCTCGCATAAATCTCTAATAAACTACTTGATAAACTTACACATAGTAAGGACTGTTTTATGGGCTTTTAGCATCAGAGTTGATTAGCCAGGAATTTATTAATGAGATTTTATCGTGGAAAGGATGAGCACATTTTTTGTTACTCAGGATTAGGTCAGATTTAATTCAGACAGTTTAGACAACGAGAAACTCATTAATACATCGCTGAGCGTTTAGTGTCAATTACAGTATACACTATCTCCTGAGAGAAAGGAGTAGCGTTTCACAATTAGCGTTGTTAAGTTTGGACGTTAAAGGTTTCGTTTTATTTCTAATGCATCTAATAACTCTTTCATTTGGTTGTTTTGCAGTATGATGCTGGTGTGAAGTACATTACATTGGTGTTGACTACGagcatattttttttataataattttatttcttatggCATCGTTGCCATGAATGAAAACAAGTCACAATGATTGCTGCAGTGAGGAAGTAAAACATACACTATTATagattatatacatatgtacatattaatatagtattataaattgtataaatatgtaaCTGTGACTGAAAAGAAGCCACTCGCAATTATAAATTACACAATCGATTGAACACAATTCTTTGCATTATTAGTATTAGGTAGGTACATATGAAGTGTCAAATTTTCGAATGCAAATGTAATGGCGAacaattaccaatttttatgtaGATATGTAATTCTGattttaaatagaatttatATCACTGTCAATCAATGTGATTGTTATGTATTCTAACAACCTGATAAATAAAAAGGGATATTAAGAAAATACCCCAGTCTCGAAGAACAAATCCTAAAATCATCAAACCTTACAAAACCCTCTCCTGACTCGAGCCAACAACTCAAGCGCATCAAAAAATCGTCGACATTCTCATCGATCCGTGGATCCCCCAAAGACCACGTGTTTCCTCCGCAGCCTTGATTACCAAATCGCAGACACGATTGCATTCTGCACATTCTGCAGATTAGGCGATGCACTTGTGAAACGCCGCTCACTCTGTCGTCAGGTGCACATCGCTTGTGTGCATCGCTGCTTGATCGGGTAATTGCAGCTCGAACATCAACCATCGGACGCAACGGCGGAAGTGGACGCATATTGCTGGATGCACTGTCATTATGAATGCCAATATCCAGGCTGGAATAGTCGGGAAAAGTGCAAGCTTCGATGATCAGGAAGGAAAGGGGCGGACGGTCCTCCGATTGCTATAAAGCAGCCATTTTTTCGTCGCATCGATCAGTTTCCCTGTCGCGTTCAACGATTCCCATTTTCTGCTTTTCCCAACATGGGGACCTCGCGACGCGATTCCTAGATCTAAAGAATTTTTAGATCTGCCAATCAGTGGTCGATGCACTTCGCGGTGCATTCTACCAGAAATGACCCCAACGAGTCGCATAATCACGCGCGGACGTTCAGCGAAAACTGAGAAGTGCCAATAGACCCCCTGAGAAGATTCTGGTCCTAACTCCAGGACACCTTTTGCCAAAATGATTTTACTTAGAGGAATGCCAGCAGCTCCAACGCTGTTAGCTTTGGTAGCTACGCACCTGGTGATCTCGATGCCAACACCGCCAGTGAAGAGATCGCCAGAGGTGGCTAGAGACCTGGGGAACGGGTTCTCCAGTGTGCCAAAGATCCTAGAGATCCAACTACCACTGAAGATCGCCACGAAAGACGACTTAGTAGCCTGGGCCAAGTATGTGATGGGTCTTATGGCATCCAGAATCAACATCACGCTGACAACGGTTAAGGACACTACTCAGACGCCTGCAGAGCCTATCAGGACCCCTAGTAGCTACAACCAGATGCAGAGCTACAAGACTTCTGGGTTTAAGAACTTAGATCCTTCAAGACAAGTTGGGATCATGAAGGCCTACGCTAAGACCTTTGAGACTTCCAGGTACGCGGAGAATGCGAAGAATCATGAACGTAATAAGAATCCTGTGGAGTTCAAGATTCAGGATACGAATAGGTACCCAGAGAGGAATAGGATCGCTGTTAATGTGACTCCTGCGCCAAGGAAGGAAGTTGTTCATATTCCTAGTCTGCAGGCTTTTGCTGTAGGTCCTCTGACGGCTAAGAACTTTCTTGGTATTCGACCAACCACCTTTGCTACTATGGGGATCACGGATCATACCACTGTTCATAGTCCTCTAGAGATCTTGGCAAATATTAATCTGGCTAGGCCAGATGTCAAGGAATCTCTGCTCAAAGAGACATTCGACGTAGCGAATGCGTTGAAGGTGAACGAACAGCAGTTTTTCGTGCCCACATTCCCGGATTTTGGACCTTTCAGTCCGAAGAATATTGACAACTTCAACACGGAAGCTGTGCCACCTGCGAGGACTTACCTGCCTGTGGCTGCTACCACTGACAACATCAGGTTCCCCAGCGATTCGTTTGCTACTAGGTACTTCTTCGATGGGATTGAGAGGAATGTCACTAGCAACTTAGGAATCCTACCTGTGGATTTCAGGTACACCACGATCAGACCGTCCAGCTTCAGCGAAGAGATACCATTACCAGTGAAGAGTCTAGAGTTAGCTACCAGGAAGAATTCCACGAGTTTCCCAAAACCGATTTTGAACGTTCCGTTTGAAGCTGTGATCACGTTCACGAGAGAAGCTACGATAGAGCCGACGACCTTGAGAACAGACAATGAAAAGCAGTTTGCTGTACCCACCAGAGATCCTCTCGATGCATTCTCGCCTTATTTTGATAATAACGTCACGGTGATGAATGAGTCGGGACAAATAAACGTTGTGTTCGATGATGGCAGTCAAGTGACTGAGAAGATGAATGGAACAAGGAAGAGTGAGAAAAagagcaagaagaagaagaagaagaagaaggacgaggaagaatcgagcaagaagaagaagaagaagaaggaggaggaggaggaggaggaggaggaagaatcGAGCAAGCAGAAGACCAAGAAGGAAAAGACAAAGAAGCCTTCGATGCTCACGCAGATTATTAAGGCGTTCGGAGATCTGAGGAAAAAGAGTCCCGCTGCGAATAATAGTTTGTCTGTGGATCTCTCGCCTCCACCATTGAAGCCGCCATTGTCGTTCCCGTTGCCACCCAGACAGGAATCCACGCCACCACCTAGGCCACAGTCTTTTCCTCCTAAACAGCAGGCTTATCCCCAGAGGCCACCGCAGACTTACCCACAGAGGCCGCAGCAAACTTATCCCGAAAGGCCGccgccataccctccgaagccGGTGAGTTTGACACAGTTGAAAGAAAATAGACGTCGTTAAAGTGTTAAAGTTGTAGGTTGGAAATTCCGTCCTGGATCTGATACAGATCTAGTTTAGCTCTAGAGCAGATCTAATTCAGACCAGACATCCAGACTAAACTTAGCTTAAACCTAGTTCAGCCTTAGCTCAAACCTAGTGTGCCTAACTCAGGCCTAAAATAATTTATCCAAAAGTAGCCCACACAATGTACCAATTCAGGCTTAGCTCAGATCAAGTATACCCAGCTAAGACCTTGAATGTCTAATCCAGACTTTTGCCAGACCAAAAATGCCTAACCCAGACTTTGCCTACACCCAGAATGCCTAACCTGATTTACCCCGAATCCAATATGCCTAATCTAGTCACATGCTAGATCCCAAATGCCCAGCCCAATCGTTTCCCAACTTTGAAACAGATTATCCGAAAGCAGCACAGGTTTATGCAGCTAATCCCCAGCCTAACGTGACCTAGTCGAGATCTAGTCTTAATTTAGACCGAGCCCAGAAGTAGCTAAGTCATTTCCAGACGCCGGTGAGTTTGATAGAGAGAGTCGAGTAAAAGTAATGCAATCGGGGAGGAGTAGATTGCAGAGAAAGGAACGCGCGCGTGTCAAAGTAGTTCGGGTCAGGGAAAAGAACGGGAGCTGTGGTTTCAGATAATTTGAACGGTGAAAGGCAGATAGTTAAACGGGTGCATTTAAAGAAATTAGGTACGATATGTATGTAGCTCCAGTGGTCCCACGGGAGAAGATGCGCGAGAGTGGACATTATATTTGGCCGTATGAAAAGATCCGTGATCTTAATGGATACTATTGTTCAGGTGACGAGAAAGTTCTTTTAACGTAGCTATGGAAGATATGCATTTTGAGAGACCACAAGTAGCAGTTGTGGAGAGTGTAATTTGTTGCTTTCAACCACTTATTGCACCTTTTGTGTTCAACATTTAGATGTTGGTAACAGTATATTACTGCGCATGGCTGAATTTAATTAAAGCAGTTCATAGTTGATTGTTCTTTGAACGATTTACTAAGTTGGAAAGATCTGTGTTACTGGTATAATTATTACATAAGCTGACGATTCTTAGTTCATGCTCCTGTTCATAAAAGAAGTTACGTAACATGATAAACGCTTTCAAACTAGAATTAAAATGTGGGTTATGATGACAGCAACATTTGGAGACTTGGGTTTATTTGGCGCTAATGGGATGAGAAATAGGACATGCTTACATAATAGGACTTACTAAAACGAAACGCATACAGCTAGTCTCGAAGATTGTAGTTCGCGTGGTTGTACCGTGTTAAGTGTTTCAAGGTCTACTTCATAAAATAGTGTAATAACTTCTGTGCATTTAATTTCTACAGTACTTACAAAACAGTCGAGAACTAATAGATGCACATACATATCAAAGCTAGACGGTGACTTCAGCTCGGTGACGTCTCTTCAACAGCAAACCGATTCAATTAGACATTTGCACGCGAAAGCGCGTGCGCTCGTTCGTCCAGAGAGGAACAACGCGATTTCCTCTGCGCTCATCAAACTGTGTCAAATTACCGAGAAAAAGAGTCGCGATTTTCATCACACATATATCAAACATCGTTGTTGCTGCCATTGGACTTGAAATGGTTCTGAAAATGACTGTTCAACACTGTTATGTATTGATTAAAACAGTTACAAAcatttattattacaaataatctGTACGAATCTGCCTGGATCATGGTTGCTATTTCTTAGTGTCTATTTTGATTCCATGAAGATTAGCTATATAAGTCGAATCgattgttataaaaatgtatttaggGCGCTCACTGCTCGACAAGGAGAAGAACGGTGTGAAATCATTGACTCATTGACTGCGATTCGTTGATTTCAGTCTGAATCGCAACAAGGAAGACGTAATCTGACGTCTCTGGCGCAGGAGCTCGAGGTACGTTCGCTATCCTTCATACTACTATAATCAAAACCCTTCGCTCGCGATTAGACAATTGACTATCGAGCGTTGTGATCCCCTGCGCGGGAAACCTAAATTTGCAGGACGACGACCAGGATGTAAACAGCAGTGAGGAGGATAAGAGCGAAGAAAACAGAAACTCTGAAGAGAAGAGCGAAGAAGATGAAGGTAGCAATCCAAAAGATGACGCAGAGGAAAATGAAGAGAGCAATAGCTCAGAAAGCAGCTCAGAAGAGGACGATTACTCTGATGAAGAAGAGGAGGGTGGCTCTGTGCAGGCCCTAATTAGTCTCCTTCAGCTGACTGCACCTGTTCTCGAAGATCTCAGTGACGTAAGACCATAGACCTTTCGTGCGTACAGTTAACAATTTCACGTAAAGGAACTGttaattcatttttataaaattataccTAGCTCCAGGAAGTTTAATAATGAACTGGGGATGACTGTAACTGATGATTCTTACAGCCGGAGTCCGACACAGACATCGCTGAAGTCTTCGAGGCTGCCATCCCTCTGCTTGAAGATCTGTCGAACGTAATCCTCAATCCTTTCAGTTTCGAAACTTGCACGATGCTCGTCTTGGATTTTGTACTTGCGAATGTTTTATGCGTTTTAGGGGGACGGAGTGAATCCTGGCATAGATGTCGCTGGGATCTTGGTGCCAATTTTGCTGCAGATCAGCGGAGTGAGTTCTCCAGCTGCCTTTTGCTTACAGCTACATCCTAAAGTGTAGAATGGGACAGGTAAGGACAGGTAATTGAGTGAGGAGATTTGTTTCAGGGGCCAGACGGAATGCGGGACTCTGTCGCCATTTTGACGCCAATTCTTCAAGTGCTTGCACCTCTGGTTGGACCATTGTCTGGTCCTTTGCTCGTTCCTCTGAGCAGACAGAGCAGCAATGTGAGTAGACTGAATCTTTCGTAGTTAATTTCTCGCGAACAAGGAAATCATGTCGATTTCAGGCTCCAGGACAAGGTGGATCCAGCTCCGGCAACCTAATAACGAATTTGAGCGGTCCCTTGAGCGAGGTAATAATTGATTCTGTAGACGATTCCGTAGATTACGTTGTCTATGTTGCGGTTTATTCTGTGAATGATTTTTGACGTTTCAGTCCGGTCCAGGCAAGATGTCGATGATCCAGAGCTTGATCGCAGGAGTCGTCTCTAGTCTTAGCAAAGTACGCATTGACTTTCTGTTAACGAACCGTTGTCCATCGCTAATAAATTGACCGTTTGCAAACTAAATAAGTGTCGTATATACCATTGTCTTGGATCAACGTTTTTCTAATACGATTTTAGCTATTAAGCTCGACGGTAACGTTAAGATAATCGATTTTAGAGTTGATCGGTTTTATACGCGAGTTTCAGGATTGTTGATGAGCCGGGATTAATCGTTGGATTGTTTTTGATGCGTTTCAGAATTCTGGAGGCGGGTCCGATATTACGAGTCTTGTTAAGGCGATTGTTGCTGGGTCTGTTGCTGGAACTAGTGGTAGTTCCAGTGGACAGAGGGATTCCTATGGAGCACCTACTAGTTATGGCGGCGATTCTTACGGTTATGGTGGTCAGCCTAGTCGCGTGAGTTGCTCTTTTGATAATACCGTTCATTTTTGTAACCCGTTTCTTTTAATTAACAGATTTAACAGCACCAGTATTTTGTTACAATTATTTGTCTTTCATTTCTCTGCACGTagaagattaaattttcatttgctTTGTGGTTAGTGATGCTGATCATAACTATTCGAATGATGGCACAACATCGTGTAATCAACATCTTTCAGCATTTCAACGAGAACTTTTTAGTAAAGAAACCAATAGACAGAAAAATATTCCATTCAGTACCTATTTTGTGAGTCGTgtataatgaaaacaaatatcaattTATGCTTGATGTGTACCCATTGTTaaaagagaaacaaaaataaaagaacAATGTTTGTTTTTCGTCTGATAATATAATGTATATCTtttcaatataaaattcgatgtaCAAAACATTGGAAAATCGTTCGAATAATTATGGCCATAAAATCCGTCGCAGTAAGAGTctaaaaatcttgaaaaggGGTCAATCTTATAAAAATTGACACGATCGAGAGGCTTATCAGGACTGTGCTCCCTACTACATGCAATTTCTGAACTTTGCAGCCCATGACGCCATTCCAGGGGGAAAATCCAATCGCCCTGCTCGGTTCCTCGGTTAATGACATACTAAACGCGATCTTAAAGATAGTCGCCTCCCTAATTAACGCGATAATGGGTATCCTGGGCGCGTCTTCGTCTTCCGCGGCTTCGCCAGCCCCAGCACCACCCCCTTCTTATGGTGCCCCAAGCCCTTACCAAGCTGCACCATCACGGTTCACGCCTCCTCCTCGACTAACTCAAAACAACAGTACTCGCGGAACATCGACGCGAGGAGCGCGATTTTTCCGCTGATGTATTCGGTGTGCCAAACTTGGTTAGGGTCTGCAGAATGCAAGAAAGTAGAAATGGGAAAATTACAGGACAACAAGTATGCACCTGTTGCCCGTACACTTATTTGTAAAACTCATATAGGTGATGTCGATTCATCTGGTCCTTGAATTTATAATCATGCAATCGTGCTATCCCTACATGAATTAATAGAAATGTTATGTTATTGTTCTGTTGACTTTGTTCTATTGGAAGAAATATACACTGTTACCCCTCTATATCATCCTGTAAATAATAAAGACGAGTACTGTGACGCTTTCACGATCCTCGTGTCTCGCTCGAAAAAATGGTCAGTCAATTGCAAAGCACAGAAAAGACTAACAGTCACGAATTCCAAgaacaaagaaaattattattgaCCATTTTCGTGCAACCTTGTTGTCTTCCTTCCAAGATCATGGAAGAAGAATCCTTGAAAGAAATGATCAAACCTAAATCACTGAAAAAGTGGACGATCATTAATCAAAGAAAATGGTTATTCTCCATTTTCATAGATCTTTATTCTCTCTGTTCAATAATAATGAAAGAAATCGATCCATTCATTTCGAAACATTGCGGAACTAGATGATCACAAATCATAGAACGAAGAAAATTATTGTAACAATTTTCAAACATCATTATTCTACTAAATAATAAATGATCCTAATGAGGGATCACGGAACGATTACACAGTTGTCACGCAAGACTCGACACGAAATAGGCAATCAATTAACTACTTCTTACAAACGGCACGAGAATCCAAGGATGCAGAACACGTCATCGTACTTTCAACTCAACCCGGATCGATCAATCACAATTGTAACCTCCTGTTCCGATTTTCACCTTCGTACACTTGTCCACCTGATTTTTAAGTTTGACGTTACACTGATTCGCACGAGATCGTTTCCGCGGAGTTCAGTTTTCTTGCACGCTCTTTTACGTCACGCGCCCATATCCGGATTAATTATCTTGTTATCTAAAAATTGGGTCACCAAGAAGAAGTGCTCGGTAACTCGACAAAGAGATAGTGTGATCGCCGATTGCGTAAAGCTCAACATAAAAGCCGAAACCTTTTAACATGATCAAACC contains the following coding sequences:
- the LOC143207324 gene encoding uncharacterized protein LOC143207324; the encoded protein is MILLRGMPAAPTLLALVATHLVISMPTPPVKRSPEVARDLGNGFSSVPKILEIQLPLKIATKDDLVAWAKYVMGLMASRINITLTTVKDTTQTPAEPIRTPSSYNQMQSYKTSGFKNLDPSRQVGIMKAYAKTFETSRYAENAKNHERNKNPVEFKIQDTNRYPERNRIAVNVTPAPRKEVVHIPSLQAFAVGPLTAKNFLGIRPTTFATMGITDHTTVHSPLEILANINLARPDVKESLLKETFDVANALKVNEQQFFVPTFPDFGPFSPKNIDNFNTEAVPPARTYLPVAATTDNIRFPSDSFATRYFFDGIERNVTSNLGILPVDFRYTTIRPSSFSEEIPLPVKSLELATRKNSTSFPKPILNVPFEAVITFTREATIEPTTLRTDNEKQFAVPTRDPLDAFSPYFDNNVTVMNESGQINVVFDDGSQVTEKMNGTRKSEKKSKKKKKKKKDEEESSKKKKKKKEEEEEEEEEESSKQKTKKEKTKKPSMLTQIIKAFGDLRKKSPAANNSLSVDLSPPPLKPPLSFPLPPRQESTPPPRPQSFPPKQQAYPQRPPQTYPQRPQQTYPERPPPYPPKPSESQQGRRNLTSLAQELEDDDQDVNSSEEDKSEENRNSEEKSEEDEGSNPKDDAEENEESNSSESSSEEDDYSDEEEEGGSVQALISLLQLTAPVLEDLSDPESDTDIAEVFEAAIPLLEDLSNGDGVNPGIDVAGILVPILLQISGGPDGMRDSVAILTPILQVLAPLVGPLSGPLLVPLSRQSSNAPGQGGSSSGNLITNLSGPLSESGPGKMSMIQSLIAGVVSSLSKNSGGGSDITSLVKAIVAGSVAGTSGSSSGQRDSYGAPTSYGGDSYGYGGQPSRPPTNQRFQFGR